The Terriglobia bacterium region GCCGACCACGGGAACGCGGACGACATGGTGGAGCGCGACGAGGCCGGCCTCCCCCTCGAGGACCCTTCCGGCCGTCCGAGGCCCCGCACGAGTCACAGCTTGAATCCCGTCCCGTTCATCGTTCATCGCGGGAAGGGCCCGCCCCTCCCGCTCCGGAAGGACCTTGAGGAGGCGGGACTCGCGAACGTCGCGGCGACCTTGCTGGAGATCTTGGGATTCGTGCCGCCCGACGACTACTTGCCGTCGCTCCTCGCTTGAGCGGGCGGCGAGAATGACACCTGACATGGCCGACATCCGGACCTCCCGCACCGAGCCGCGGCCCGCGACCCCGCGGGCCCTCGGACGCCTCAGCGCGCTTCTCGTCCGGGAGCGGGAACTCTGGTCGCGGGGGATCGTGCGGGTCGCGGGAGTGGACGAGGCCGGGGTCGGACCGTTGGCCGGGCCCGTCGTCGCGGCCGCCGTGGTCTTCGCCCCCGGCACGGGGATCCCGGGGGTGGACGACTCGAAACGCGTGGCGCCGGCTCGCCGGGTGAAACTGGCCGACGAGATCCGGAGGGTCGCGCTGGCGCACGCGGTGGCAGTGTCCGATCCCGGAGAGATCGACCGGGTCAACATCTACCGCGCGACGCTCCTCGCGATGCAACGCGCGGTCCTGGCGCTCCCCGTCCGGCCCGACCACGTGCTGGTGGACGCGCGCCGGATCCC contains the following coding sequences:
- a CDS encoding ribonuclease HII, with amino-acid sequence MADIRTSRTEPRPATPRALGRLSALLVRERELWSRGIVRVAGVDEAGVGPLAGPVVAAAVVFAPGTGIPGVDDSKRVAPARRVKLADEIRRVALAHAVAVSDPGEIDRVNIYRATLLAMQRAVLALPVRPDHVLVDARRIPGIDVPQEAIIRGDATCHAIAAASILAKVVRDAMMAGYDADFPGYGFAAHKGYPTEAHRHAIRRLGPCAIHRLSFTLLPPRALWDDTGGGEVVP